Proteins from a single region of Anolis carolinensis isolate JA03-04 chromosome Y, rAnoCar3.1.pri, whole genome shotgun sequence:
- the LOC134292937 gene encoding uncharacterized protein LOC134292937, translating to MAWRSPGVSCPCPFMAFPSRERAWRRDRGVRPGGRSGAASPLVECSEGSLGLLPAVHRRDGPTSHGFSELLSGSGDPQLLVTVASPPSSLETFLLGSGGRGRPALPRETGLLARGPPCSLPVCPSGGLKLQPLQMGGGGCVPLGVIQGLPLPFYFPWRNRGSHHPWFWVKGESFFFFFAASRSLRPLTSPTNQEAPGSHKASAPRSNQNRNPPKRRYKVRQHLFALRGFPNP from the exons ATGGCTTGGCGGTCTCCTGGTGTGTCCTGTCCGTGTCCTTTCATGGCCTTCCCGTCACGGGAGAGGGCTTGGCGCCGGGACAGAGGGGTCCGCCCCGGAGGCCGTTCAGGGGCTGCTTCTCCTCTTGTTGAATGTTCTGAGGGATCCCTTGGTCTCCTCCCAGCTGTCCACAGGAGAGATGGACCCACGTCCCATGGGTTCTCTGAGCTCCTCTCAGGCTCCGGGGATCCGCAGCTGCTGGTGACTGTGGCCAGCCCTCCGTCCAGCCTTGAGACCTTTCTCCTTGGTTCCGGAGGGAGAGGCCGCCCTGCTCTTCCGAGGGAGACCGGGCTCTTGGCCAGAGGCCCCCCATGCAGCCTGCCTGTCTGTCCTTCGGGCGGCCTGAAGCTTCAGCCTctacaaatgggggggggggggtgcgttcCACTCGGGGTGATACAGGGTTTGCCACTCCCTTTCTATTTTCCCTGGCGGAATAGAGGAAGCCACCATCCCTGGTTCTGGGTCAAAggtgaatcttttttttttttttttgcggcaTCCAGGTCCCTCAGGCCACTCACCAGCCCCACCAATCAAGAGGCGCCTGGGAGTCACAAAGCCTCTG CACCGAGGAGCAACCAAAACAGGAACCCCCCCAAGAGGAGGTATAAGGTAAGGCAGCATCTTTTCGCCCTGAGGGGCTTCCCCAACCCATGA